In Brevibacillus brevis NBRC 100599, a single genomic region encodes these proteins:
- a CDS encoding amino acid ABC transporter ATP-binding protein: MITITDVHKQFNTLHVLKGISLSVEKGKVVVIIGPSGSGKTTLLRCLNALEVPTSGSVQIGDVKLDFSKKVERTSIPKLRKQTGMVFQNYNLFPHMTALENVMEGPVTVKKEDKEKARAKAAALLTKVGLGDKLDHFPAQLSGGQQQRVGIARALAMDPQVMLFDEPTSALDPELVGEVLKVMKELAQEGMTMIVVTHEMGFAREVADEVIFMDQGVIVERDTPSHLFAKPREERTRQFLQHLK; the protein is encoded by the coding sequence ATGATTACGATCACGGATGTGCATAAACAATTCAACACCTTACATGTGCTCAAAGGCATTTCCCTCTCGGTGGAAAAAGGAAAGGTAGTTGTTATCATCGGTCCTTCTGGCTCCGGCAAAACAACCTTGCTTCGCTGCCTGAATGCACTTGAGGTTCCGACCAGCGGCAGCGTCCAGATCGGGGACGTCAAGCTGGACTTTTCCAAAAAAGTTGAGCGAACAAGTATTCCGAAGCTGCGGAAGCAAACCGGGATGGTGTTTCAAAACTACAATCTGTTCCCGCACATGACAGCCCTTGAAAATGTGATGGAGGGGCCCGTCACTGTCAAAAAAGAAGACAAAGAAAAAGCACGTGCGAAAGCCGCTGCTCTCCTGACAAAGGTTGGTCTCGGTGACAAGCTGGACCATTTTCCTGCACAGTTGTCTGGCGGACAGCAGCAGCGCGTAGGGATTGCCCGCGCACTGGCGATGGACCCGCAAGTCATGCTATTTGACGAGCCTACTTCCGCTCTCGACCCGGAGCTCGTTGGCGAAGTGTTGAAGGTGATGAAGGAGCTTGCCCAGGAAGGAATGACAATGATCGTCGTCACACACGAGATGGGGTTCGCCCGTGAAGTTGCCGACGAGGTGATTTTCATGGACCAAGGCGTCATCGTGGAGCGAGATACACCTTCCCACTTGTTCGCAAAGCCGCGTGAGGAACGTACACGTCAGTTTTTGCAGCATTTGAAGTAG
- a CDS encoding YybH family protein, with protein MEGYKQAFAQYMDATNTHDFANVEKVLHPNAIYWFSDKTCTSMSEIRAYFENAWHLIKDEVYAATDVQWIAVDQRSASCVYTYEYQGYYNGEFVKGSGRATNIFTKTETDEWKLIHEHLSGKVE; from the coding sequence GTGGAAGGATATAAACAGGCGTTCGCGCAATATATGGACGCTACTAATACACATGACTTTGCCAATGTAGAGAAAGTGCTTCATCCGAATGCTATTTACTGGTTTTCCGACAAGACTTGTACATCGATGAGTGAGATCCGCGCTTACTTTGAAAATGCATGGCATCTGATCAAGGATGAAGTCTATGCGGCTACGGATGTCCAGTGGATTGCTGTCGATCAAAGATCCGCTAGCTGTGTATATACGTATGAATATCAAGGCTATTATAACGGGGAATTCGTCAAGGGAAGTGGCAGAGCCACGAATATTTTTACGAAAACGGAGACAGATGAATGGAAGCTCATTCATGAGCATTTGAGCGGCAAAGTTGAGTAA
- a CDS encoding ANT(4')-I family aminoglycoside nucleotidyltransferase, whose product MNMNGPVKMSRSERFQTCQEIAARLHDVYKEKILAIGVYGSISRGTDGPYSDIEMFCVLEETGEEIEFSYEWSAGPWKAEVNVCSADVLLNTAATVEDDWPLTHGPFFSPLSLYDPKGFFETLKKAAESPAQEEFTENINGILVGEMYEFIGKLRNVNLDGPHTYLPYLAMQFAQYGAMLIGLHNRKLYSTGAKVLPEALELPHRPAGYDQVARLVMAGDLTDPVKIVTACEAFWDGLQEWAAQHHYVIHSERIPF is encoded by the coding sequence ATGAACATGAATGGACCTGTAAAAATGTCTCGAAGTGAACGATTTCAAACCTGCCAAGAAATTGCTGCGAGATTGCATGACGTGTACAAAGAAAAGATTCTGGCCATTGGGGTGTATGGTTCTATTTCTCGTGGGACAGACGGCCCTTATTCGGATATCGAGATGTTTTGTGTACTAGAAGAAACAGGGGAAGAAATAGAATTTAGCTACGAATGGTCAGCGGGGCCTTGGAAGGCGGAAGTGAATGTGTGCAGTGCAGATGTTTTGCTGAACACTGCCGCTACTGTCGAGGATGATTGGCCGCTGACACACGGCCCATTCTTTTCTCCGCTGAGTCTGTACGATCCGAAGGGCTTTTTTGAAACGCTCAAAAAAGCAGCGGAATCACCGGCGCAGGAAGAGTTCACAGAGAATATCAACGGTATTCTCGTAGGGGAAATGTACGAGTTTATTGGCAAGTTGCGAAACGTAAATCTAGACGGTCCACATACCTATCTGCCCTATTTAGCCATGCAATTTGCCCAATACGGTGCGATGTTGATCGGGCTGCATAACCGAAAGCTGTACTCGACAGGGGCCAAGGTTTTGCCAGAAGCGCTGGAATTGCCGCATCGCCCGGCTGGATACGATCAGGTAGCCAGATTGGTAATGGCGGGAGATCTGACTGATCCAGTAAAAATCGTTACTGCTTGCGAAGCATTCTGGGATGGTCTCCAAGAGTGGGCTGCACAACATCACTATGTGATTCATTCAGAGCGAATTCCTTTTTAA
- a CDS encoding LysR family transcriptional regulator, translating into MELRQLEYFMAICEEMHFSRASEKLCTSQSNLSQQIKFLENELGVPLFDRLGKRITLTEAGKVLLEQSRHVFSHIDYAREAIAAMKNNEGGTLTIGVLPGDADLLFDALLVEFHRLYPKTSLSVIESTRIVEQITSGEIDLGVTVLPEPDERITVIPLFHEEFALAVHRAHPLAKEKAIKFGQLQEVKMVMFPPDHQARQLINRYCIQEGFRLQPHIETTTLQSQLSLVKKGIGGCILPSLLLQNVNDDEIAIINLLHPTPSQDICLVYRKDKYMGFAARTFIDTLQAYIQSAIDNAQASAINNNHS; encoded by the coding sequence ATGGAGCTCAGGCAATTGGAGTATTTTATGGCAATATGTGAGGAAATGCATTTTTCCCGGGCCTCAGAAAAGCTATGTACCTCTCAGTCCAACCTCAGCCAGCAAATCAAGTTTTTAGAGAATGAGCTGGGTGTCCCGCTGTTTGACCGCTTGGGCAAGCGAATCACGCTGACAGAAGCAGGAAAGGTATTGCTGGAACAGAGTCGGCATGTTTTTTCCCATATCGACTACGCACGTGAAGCAATTGCAGCCATGAAAAACAACGAAGGGGGCACGCTCACGATCGGTGTCCTGCCTGGCGATGCCGATTTGTTGTTTGATGCTCTTCTTGTAGAATTCCACCGCTTGTATCCGAAAACATCCTTATCTGTCATAGAGTCTACAAGAATCGTGGAGCAAATCACATCCGGCGAGATTGATTTGGGCGTGACGGTGTTACCTGAGCCGGATGAGAGAATCACTGTCATTCCGCTATTTCACGAAGAGTTCGCGCTTGCCGTTCATCGCGCACATCCACTCGCCAAGGAAAAGGCAATCAAGTTTGGGCAGCTTCAAGAGGTAAAAATGGTGATGTTTCCGCCGGATCATCAAGCAAGACAGCTCATCAATCGCTATTGCATACAGGAAGGCTTTCGTTTGCAGCCTCATATCGAAACCACCACACTCCAGTCTCAATTGAGTCTTGTAAAAAAAGGGATCGGAGGCTGTATCCTGCCTAGCTTACTGCTGCAAAACGTAAACGACGACGAGATTGCGATCATCAATCTCTTGCATCCGACACCCAGCCAAGACATCTGTCTGGTTTATCGCAAGGACAAATATATGGGGTTCGCCGCTCGTACCTTCATCGATACGCTACAAGCGTATATTCAATCGGCCATCGACAACGCCCAGGCTTCCGCCATCAATAATAATCACTCGTAA
- a CDS encoding DinB family protein: MSQSMITSATSVRQIGLQQIPMIPEELLDVQSPAFSNTLRWNIGHIVFCFQHFLSIGLPYQSDLPASYSTLFQTGTKPSDWTTAPPSKDELIHYLSVQLDLLASVTPEQLEAALPAPITMGPFQFTTVGEVFNFALMHESIHLGIISSMVKVIAQEAAAK, encoded by the coding sequence ATGTCTCAAAGCATGATCACTTCTGCCACATCCGTTCGTCAAATTGGTCTGCAGCAGATTCCCATGATTCCTGAGGAGCTATTGGATGTTCAATCTCCCGCTTTTTCAAATACACTTCGCTGGAATATCGGGCATATCGTCTTTTGTTTTCAGCATTTCCTGTCCATCGGCTTGCCTTACCAATCTGACCTGCCCGCTTCTTACTCTACTCTTTTTCAGACGGGAACGAAGCCTTCTGACTGGACGACTGCACCTCCCTCGAAAGATGAACTCATTCACTACTTGTCCGTACAACTAGATCTGCTGGCCTCCGTTACCCCTGAGCAGCTAGAAGCAGCTTTGCCTGCCCCCATTACAATGGGTCCCTTCCAATTTACGACGGTAGGAGAAGTCTTTAACTTTGCCCTCATGCACGAGTCCATCCATCTAGGAATCATTTCCAGTATGGTAAAAGTCATCGCACAGGAAGCAGCAGCAAAGTAG
- a CDS encoding nitroreductase family protein — MTVVSIAKIIRERRSIKKDYKPDTVSEELVLELLNDAVYAPNHCIREPWRFMFVSSEKKEAFVEKLITCYPPEAHQARRDMYNQPVAYLVVIMKEDPRQKQWEEDFSATAALIQNFQLLAWERGLGVVWKTNAHNWDPKAHAILGVAPGEKIVGFLHLGFFDQENVPAARTRTPAEEKFTRFE; from the coding sequence GTGACCGTTGTGTCCATTGCCAAAATCATTCGAGAGCGCCGCTCTATTAAAAAAGACTATAAACCAGATACTGTGTCCGAAGAACTTGTTCTAGAGCTGTTGAATGACGCCGTATACGCGCCGAACCATTGTATTCGTGAGCCATGGAGATTTATGTTTGTATCTTCAGAGAAAAAAGAAGCGTTTGTCGAGAAGTTGATCACCTGCTATCCGCCTGAAGCCCATCAGGCGCGCAGAGACATGTACAACCAGCCAGTAGCTTATTTGGTTGTTATCATGAAAGAAGATCCGCGCCAAAAACAATGGGAAGAAGATTTCAGTGCGACGGCTGCTCTCATTCAAAACTTCCAGTTGCTCGCATGGGAGCGTGGACTAGGCGTTGTGTGGAAAACAAACGCGCACAACTGGGACCCGAAGGCACACGCTATTTTGGGTGTTGCGCCAGGAGAGAAAATCGTTGGTTTCCTGCACCTCGGTTTTTTCGATCAGGAAAATGTACCAGCAGCTCGCACACGCACACCTGCCGAAGAAAAGTTCACTCGGTTCGAATAA
- a CDS encoding SagB/ThcOx family dehydrogenase translates to MHPEWQRIANEFIEATSYRVGELEKGWASRYDFSKRPATYLRFEEVFARIELGKPQFPASVDLWEVLANRRSKRNFLKQPMTLNELNLLLWGTQGITDDMGDYQLRTTPSAGALYPIETYLMINNVEGLEKGLYHLDVQNWCLEGLKKEDTSEIAYLFTEEQEVTRRAAVNFVWTAMVDRTKDKYKERAYRYIWWDSGHVSQNLHLVANGLGLGVTTIGHWMDHDMNEYLGIDGTSHLSVLMASVGKIAGGHWLTDRRPE, encoded by the coding sequence ATGCATCCCGAATGGCAGCGAATTGCAAATGAATTTATCGAGGCGACCTCTTACCGGGTAGGCGAGCTAGAAAAAGGCTGGGCCTCTCGTTATGATTTTTCCAAAAGACCAGCGACGTATTTGCGCTTTGAAGAGGTGTTTGCACGCATAGAATTGGGCAAGCCGCAGTTTCCAGCATCCGTCGATTTGTGGGAGGTCCTCGCTAATCGAAGATCCAAGCGTAATTTCTTGAAACAGCCCATGACGCTTAACGAATTGAATCTCTTGCTGTGGGGGACACAGGGGATCACAGATGATATGGGAGACTATCAATTACGCACGACGCCATCTGCCGGAGCTCTGTATCCGATTGAGACGTACCTGATGATCAACAACGTGGAGGGACTCGAGAAGGGCCTGTATCACCTGGATGTACAGAACTGGTGCTTGGAGGGACTGAAGAAAGAAGACACGTCCGAGATTGCCTATCTGTTCACGGAAGAACAAGAGGTGACGAGACGGGCTGCAGTCAATTTCGTTTGGACAGCAATGGTAGATCGCACGAAAGACAAATACAAAGAGCGTGCGTACCGCTATATTTGGTGGGATTCCGGGCACGTATCGCAAAATCTGCATTTGGTAGCAAACGGATTGGGGCTTGGGGTAACGACGATTGGTCACTGGATGGATCATGACATGAACGAATATTTAGGAATTGATGGCACGTCCCATCTGTCTGTTTTGATGGCATCAGTGGGCAAAATCGCAGGCGGACATTGGCTGACGGACCGACGGCCGGAATAA
- a CDS encoding LysR family transcriptional regulator, which translates to MTLTQLQVFVAAAKAGSFTRAAEEIGFTQSAVSQMIQSLEKELGVSLFQRSRSGITPTSIGERMLSHARDILNITSCMTEEANVARGISSGTLRIASIPSVASRFLPGLLGSFRKRFPAVDILLLEGDSDEISNWLHSSVVDIAFTVMPDKEMQTLPLLQDEMMVILPDTHPLKDSQTLRFSEIAERCFIMPKDGCIRKMLQENQITPTVTFEVREVYTILTMVQEYIGVTIMPELYMPPVIPKVVAIPLSPPITREVVLAVRNWQSISPLTAEFAVHSQQYVKGMDFAPTSK; encoded by the coding sequence ATGACGCTTACCCAACTGCAAGTGTTTGTCGCCGCAGCAAAAGCTGGTAGCTTCACGCGGGCAGCAGAAGAAATCGGCTTTACGCAATCCGCCGTCTCGCAGATGATTCAGTCCCTGGAAAAAGAGCTAGGCGTCAGCCTTTTTCAGCGCAGTCGCAGCGGGATCACTCCGACGAGCATCGGAGAACGAATGCTTTCGCACGCTCGTGACATCTTGAACATCACATCCTGCATGACGGAGGAAGCAAACGTGGCCCGCGGGATTTCGTCCGGCACCTTGCGTATTGCCTCGATCCCCAGCGTCGCCTCCCGCTTTTTGCCTGGACTTTTGGGCAGCTTTCGCAAGCGGTTTCCGGCTGTGGACATCCTGCTTTTGGAAGGCGACAGTGATGAAATTAGCAACTGGCTGCACAGCTCGGTTGTCGACATTGCTTTTACCGTTATGCCTGATAAGGAAATGCAAACGTTGCCGCTCTTACAAGACGAAATGATGGTCATTTTGCCAGATACCCATCCGTTGAAGGACAGTCAGACCCTTCGTTTTTCCGAAATTGCGGAACGCTGCTTTATCATGCCAAAGGATGGCTGCATCCGAAAAATGCTGCAAGAGAATCAAATCACCCCAACAGTTACGTTTGAAGTGCGTGAGGTGTATACAATATTGACCATGGTGCAGGAGTATATCGGCGTCACCATCATGCCAGAGCTGTACATGCCACCTGTCATCCCCAAAGTCGTCGCGATCCCTCTGTCACCCCCGATTACACGGGAAGTGGTGCTCGCGGTGCGCAACTGGCAGTCGATCTCCCCACTCACGGCAGAGTTCGCCGTTCACAGCCAGCAATATGTAAAAGGAATGGATTTTGCGCCAACGAGCAAGTAG
- a CDS encoding N-acetyltransferase encodes MGYIEITKKSIETEHICCALGAKQYEHSVAEKKKWLTERMDEGLVFYRLDERAKVFIEYLPAEMAWVPMEAPNYMYINCLWVSGRYKENGHAKQLLLHCKEDAIKRGMDGIVHIVGKNKYPYLSERRFFEHMGFELADQAEPYFQLVAWKWNEQAAMPSFKKTGTTSSKEKGVTIYYTAQCPFAVGVLEELRKVAEAKSVPFHAYKLTTREAAQNAPVIWTTFGLFYEGEFITHEIMSANKFEKWLTELLAHQKPRPSQ; translated from the coding sequence ATGGGGTATATAGAAATCACGAAAAAGAGTATAGAAACGGAGCACATATGCTGTGCATTAGGTGCAAAACAATACGAACATTCAGTAGCCGAGAAGAAGAAGTGGCTGACAGAGCGAATGGATGAAGGTTTGGTTTTTTATCGCTTGGATGAGCGAGCAAAAGTGTTTATTGAGTACTTGCCTGCGGAAATGGCATGGGTTCCAATGGAAGCGCCCAATTATATGTACATTAACTGTTTGTGGGTGTCTGGCAGATATAAAGAGAACGGGCATGCGAAACAATTGTTGCTTCATTGCAAGGAAGATGCTATCAAACGTGGTATGGACGGAATCGTTCATATCGTAGGGAAGAACAAGTACCCGTATTTGAGTGAGAGGCGTTTTTTTGAGCATATGGGGTTTGAGCTGGCAGACCAAGCAGAGCCGTATTTTCAATTAGTGGCATGGAAATGGAATGAACAAGCCGCTATGCCGTCCTTTAAGAAAACAGGAACGACTTCTTCAAAGGAGAAAGGCGTCACCATTTATTACACAGCGCAGTGTCCATTTGCTGTTGGTGTTTTGGAAGAGCTGAGAAAAGTAGCGGAAGCGAAAAGTGTTCCCTTTCATGCGTACAAGCTAACAACGAGGGAAGCAGCACAGAACGCGCCTGTCATATGGACGACCTTTGGCCTGTTTTATGAGGGGGAATTTATTACCCATGAAATTATGAGTGCCAATAAATTTGAAAAATGGCTAACAGAGCTTCTCGCACACCAAAAGCCCCGCCCATCCCAATAG
- a CDS encoding BtrH N-terminal domain-containing protein: MVKFIEGFIPYQGEHCETTAMGNLLQYAGVHLSEPMLFGLGQGLGFIYWDSKGMDFPFIGGRIKPDKLTAYLAERLGLNVRYQETSSVNKAWQNVRSSIEHGIPVGLKLDSYYLDYFTNKVHFAGHYAVLYGIDDEYAYLADTRQQGGLVKTSLTSLAAARNAKGPMSSRNRSFTIEPNDALLPLVSAIRESLTMNAQDYLNPPIQNIGNRGIVKMSNEILKWPSRSNNFEHDLCLTAMLMERAGTGGALFRNLYRDYLRECADRLEDPRIEQAHCMFTEIAPMWVSVSASIDHAGRTGEHQELVHASKLLLEIADKERAAMELLL; this comes from the coding sequence ATGGTCAAATTTATTGAAGGTTTCATTCCTTATCAAGGGGAACATTGCGAAACAACCGCCATGGGCAATTTATTGCAATATGCGGGAGTCCACCTGTCTGAGCCGATGTTGTTCGGACTCGGGCAAGGGCTTGGATTCATATACTGGGATTCGAAGGGAATGGACTTCCCTTTCATCGGAGGAAGGATAAAACCGGATAAACTGACCGCTTATCTCGCCGAACGACTCGGCTTGAACGTCAGATATCAAGAAACCTCGTCCGTCAATAAGGCTTGGCAGAACGTCCGAAGCAGCATCGAACACGGCATTCCGGTTGGGCTTAAATTAGATTCTTATTACTTGGATTATTTTACGAACAAAGTGCACTTCGCCGGTCACTATGCGGTACTTTACGGTATAGATGACGAATACGCCTACTTGGCGGACACGAGACAACAGGGTGGACTTGTGAAGACGAGTTTGACAAGCTTGGCCGCTGCCAGAAATGCAAAGGGACCCATGAGCTCTCGGAATCGTTCCTTTACGATCGAGCCAAACGACGCATTGCTTCCGCTTGTTTCTGCTATACGTGAATCCTTGACCATGAATGCGCAAGACTATCTGAACCCACCCATTCAGAATATTGGCAATAGAGGCATTGTTAAAATGAGCAATGAAATCTTGAAGTGGCCTTCTCGCAGTAACAATTTCGAACATGATTTATGTCTTACCGCGATGCTAATGGAGCGGGCGGGAACCGGTGGCGCTTTATTTCGGAATCTGTATAGGGATTATTTGAGAGAATGTGCGGATCGGCTGGAGGACCCGAGGATCGAACAAGCCCACTGTATGTTTACAGAGATCGCTCCAATGTGGGTTAGCGTCTCTGCTTCAATCGACCATGCAGGAAGAACAGGTGAGCACCAAGAGCTCGTGCATGCGTCTAAGCTGTTGCTCGAGATTGCGGATAAAGAACGCGCAGCCATGGAGCTATTGTTGTGA
- a CDS encoding PadR family transcriptional regulator, whose protein sequence is MHRLSNVEFMLLQLIAEHRQASGYDIMKVVEQRGYKEWANIGTTSIYTGLKKLSDKGWIAPETSDEKSGKGPAPTRFALTEVGTRKLRNEIFDSLSSTRERDNRFDLGLAALPHIGKEEAVIALRKRLDFLGQVSIKIRQKYESQGGASLPLNVRALFLHPLNLIESEQAFVSRFIHELLEEASKHGQIY, encoded by the coding sequence ATGCATAGATTATCGAATGTCGAATTCATGCTCCTGCAATTGATCGCGGAACATCGCCAAGCTTCCGGATACGATATTATGAAGGTAGTCGAACAGCGAGGTTATAAAGAATGGGCAAATATCGGTACAACTTCGATATATACAGGATTGAAGAAACTTAGCGATAAAGGATGGATCGCACCTGAGACATCCGACGAGAAATCCGGTAAGGGGCCTGCGCCGACCCGGTTTGCCCTCACCGAAGTGGGTACACGTAAGCTGAGAAATGAAATTTTTGATAGTCTGTCGTCTACACGGGAACGTGACAACCGCTTCGATCTCGGTTTGGCTGCTTTGCCCCATATCGGGAAGGAAGAGGCCGTCATTGCTTTACGGAAACGACTGGATTTTCTTGGACAAGTCTCGATAAAAATTAGACAGAAGTACGAATCACAAGGGGGAGCTAGCTTGCCGCTGAACGTAAGGGCGTTGTTTTTGCATCCATTAAACTTAATCGAGAGCGAGCAAGCGTTCGTTAGTCGTTTCATCCATGAATTATTGGAGGAGGCAAGTAAACATGGTCAAATTTATTGA
- a CDS encoding MFS transporter codes for MSNKVEGLLTNTDFRRLWIGQTASQFGTQVALLGMPLVAALYLGASPMQMGLLGFAEYAPFILFGLLAGVWIDRFPRRPILVAANFFRGALLLIVPLTALTGFLNMTVLYLIAFIVGICTVFFDVAYTSFLPSIVSKEQLVNGNSKLETSKSTAQIAGPGLSGGLEQLITAPFAILFTSVSFFVSAVYIARIRKLETVVTDAKKQKNMWLEIKEGLHTVYTKPLLWGVVRCSTIFNLSWNVIFSVYVLYASQELKISASIVGIIYGTLGVGYLFGSLLTQRAVRRFGVGPTIVGSATIAASGGLLAPLAVGSELSMALIMMTGQLLFGMGVSMFSISTVSLRQVIVPDALQGRVNATFRFISWGSLPLGSLIGGMIGGTMGLRFALFAGGIGLLASACTLLFTPFLQLRMKSFHEVTLEKDVSIKS; via the coding sequence ATGAGTAACAAGGTGGAAGGATTGTTAACGAACACAGATTTTCGCAGGCTGTGGATTGGGCAAACGGCATCACAGTTTGGGACTCAGGTTGCATTATTAGGTATGCCATTAGTGGCAGCTCTCTATTTAGGGGCCAGTCCCATGCAAATGGGGTTGCTTGGTTTTGCCGAGTATGCGCCATTTATCCTTTTCGGTTTGCTCGCTGGTGTATGGATAGATAGATTTCCTCGGCGACCCATTCTTGTCGCCGCTAACTTTTTCAGGGGTGCATTACTGCTCATAGTGCCGCTGACAGCCTTAACCGGATTCCTGAATATGACAGTGCTATATTTGATAGCCTTTATAGTGGGGATCTGTACTGTCTTTTTCGATGTCGCCTATACATCCTTTTTGCCTTCCATTGTGAGCAAGGAGCAGCTTGTTAATGGGAATAGCAAACTAGAGACAAGTAAATCTACCGCGCAAATTGCTGGGCCGGGTTTATCAGGTGGACTGGAACAGTTAATCACCGCTCCTTTTGCAATATTATTCACTTCGGTATCCTTTTTTGTATCCGCTGTGTACATAGCCCGGATTCGCAAGTTGGAGACAGTCGTGACAGATGCGAAAAAACAAAAAAACATGTGGCTGGAAATCAAAGAAGGGCTGCATACGGTTTACACAAAACCGTTGCTGTGGGGAGTGGTGCGCTGCTCAACAATCTTTAACCTTTCCTGGAATGTTATTTTTAGTGTTTATGTTCTATATGCATCGCAAGAACTCAAAATCAGTGCGAGCATTGTTGGCATCATTTATGGAACGCTAGGAGTAGGGTACCTATTTGGCTCTCTGCTTACCCAAAGGGCTGTACGTCGTTTTGGAGTAGGTCCAACTATTGTGGGTTCCGCTACGATCGCAGCAAGTGGCGGTTTGCTTGCTCCATTAGCAGTAGGATCAGAATTAAGCATGGCGTTGATTATGATGACGGGACAGCTTCTTTTCGGAATGGGTGTCTCCATGTTTAGCATTAGTACCGTCAGTTTACGTCAAGTAATTGTACCCGATGCCCTGCAAGGTCGCGTGAATGCTACCTTTCGCTTTATCTCGTGGGGTTCTTTACCGCTAGGCTCGTTGATTGGAGGGATGATAGGGGGGACAATGGGTTTACGGTTCGCTTTATTTGCGGGTGGCATTGGATTGTTAGCTTCGGCTTGTACATTATTGTTCACCCCATTTTTACAACTGCGTATGAAATCATTTCATGAAGTAACATTGGAAAAAGATGTGTCTATAAAGAGCTAA